Proteins from a single region of Novosphingobium sp. CECT 9465:
- the rpsU gene encoding 30S ribosomal protein S21: MQILVRDNNVDQALRALKKKLQREGVYREMKLRRHFEKPSEKRAREKAAAVRRARKLERKRQERDGAK, from the coding sequence ATGCAGATTCTCGTTCGCGATAACAACGTCGACCAGGCCCTTCGTGCGCTCAAGAAGAAGCTGCAGCGCGAAGGTGTGTATCGCGAAATGAAGCTGCGCCGTCACTTCGAAAAGCCGTCGGAAAAGCGCGCTCGCGAGAAGGCTGCCGCCGTTCGCCGCGCTCGCAAGCTTGAACGCAAGCGCCAGGAACGTGACGGCGCGAAGTAG
- a CDS encoding FKBP-type peptidyl-prolyl cis-trans isomerase, giving the protein MSEVTRVPLQPVAKGSLTKIWLGVIVAVLIGSGVAYATRYKGVSIETVKAGAGASPTKSDVALINYVGRLATGKEFDRGERAVLPLETVIPGFSEGLAKMQKGGKYVLEIPADKAYGAEEKRNPQTGEVVIPANSDLVFEIELIDYKSSAELEQQRMMLEQMQKMQGGAGGAPGGMPQGMPQEMPMPEGAPQP; this is encoded by the coding sequence ATGTCGGAAGTCACCCGCGTTCCGTTGCAGCCTGTCGCCAAAGGCTCGCTCACCAAGATATGGCTTGGCGTGATCGTCGCCGTGCTGATCGGTTCGGGCGTTGCCTATGCCACCCGTTACAAGGGCGTTTCGATCGAAACGGTGAAGGCCGGTGCCGGCGCATCGCCTACCAAAAGCGACGTTGCTCTGATCAACTATGTCGGTCGCCTGGCCACCGGCAAGGAGTTCGATCGTGGTGAGCGCGCCGTGCTGCCGCTCGAAACCGTGATCCCCGGTTTCTCCGAAGGTCTGGCCAAGATGCAGAAGGGCGGCAAGTACGTCCTCGAAATCCCGGCCGACAAGGCTTACGGTGCCGAAGAGAAGCGCAATCCGCAGACCGGCGAAGTCGTCATTCCTGCCAACAGCGATCTCGTTTTCGAAATCGAACTGATCGACTACAAAAGCTCCGCCGAGCTTGAGCAGCAGCGCATGATGCTCGAACAGATGCAGAAGATGCAGGGCGGTGCAGGTGGCGCTCCGGGCGGTATGCCGCAGGGCATGCCCCAGGAGATGCCGATGCCCGAAGGCGCGCCACAACCCTGA
- the gatC gene encoding Asp-tRNA(Asn)/Glu-tRNA(Gln) amidotransferase subunit GatC, translating into MSVDTATVAKIASLARIKVSEAELEAMVPELNGILAWVEQLAEVDVTGIEPMTAVIPNTQRLRDDVVNADPLTGGNMRDAVLANAPAPEHGFFGVPKVIE; encoded by the coding sequence ATGTCCGTAGATACCGCCACGGTGGCAAAGATCGCCTCGCTGGCCCGCATAAAGGTCTCCGAGGCAGAGCTTGAGGCGATGGTGCCCGAACTGAACGGCATTCTCGCCTGGGTCGAACAGCTCGCCGAAGTCGATGTTACCGGGATCGAGCCGATGACTGCCGTCATCCCCAACACACAGCGGCTGCGCGACGATGTGGTGAACGCCGATCCGCTGACCGGCGGCAACATGCGCGATGCGGTGCTGGCCAATGCCCCTGCGCCGGAACACGGCTTCTTCGGCGTTCCCAAGGTGATCGAATAA
- the crcB gene encoding fluoride efflux transporter CrcB, translated as MNHPSTLQASTLVALGGASGAVLRYHAGRLIGVAAGPNAVFPWGTFSINFAGSLLMGLLAGWLARQGTAGEVWRLLVGVGVLGGFTTFSAFSLESALLIEKGMFGMAALYAAGSVIAGIAGLFIGLFITRAIA; from the coding sequence ATGAACCACCCTTCGACATTGCAGGCCTCTACGCTGGTCGCCCTTGGCGGCGCAAGCGGGGCGGTGCTGCGTTACCACGCCGGGCGCCTGATCGGCGTGGCTGCCGGTCCCAATGCCGTGTTCCCCTGGGGCACGTTTTCGATCAATTTTGCCGGAAGCCTGCTGATGGGCCTGCTGGCCGGATGGCTTGCCCGCCAGGGAACCGCCGGAGAAGTGTGGCGGCTGCTGGTCGGCGTCGGTGTGCTGGGCGGCTTTACCACGTTCTCGGCTTTCAGCCTTGAATCGGCATTGCTGATCGAAAAGGGCATGTTCGGCATGGCGGCACTCTATGCCGCCGGGTCAGTCATCGCAGGAATTGCAGGCTTGTTTATCGGCCTTTTCATTACAAGGGCCATCGCATGA
- a CDS encoding acyltransferase, translated as MVTFAQDRNGGGAVARYPVLDALRGLAALGVVFHHIPASSGLSAAGWDINFGRLVDLFFVISGFVITSAYGTRLAGGFSFLRFAWLRWGRIWPLHAVMLALFLIAMAGLGLARPDMRVNGILAGRQDIADLPAALLLLNGFVPITGMAWNHPSWSVSIEMVLYVLAALAWRWLGQGAVAAALIAAALALAMLLLDPEALGLAYDLARGIAGFGLGMALHAVFTALRPSANSSSALFTALEITALVALGAVLWGSGNIAAFDLAAVAFVGLGAIGKGMVSKLLETRPFQLLGTLSYALYMVHVFVIGRVFDLLGVVQGRLGMTIAETRFGGADTLVGPDWQADLAKLTIIAICLAAAWPAAVLIERPARAWSRRKAASFPSTPVSGN; from the coding sequence GTGGTAACTTTCGCGCAGGATCGCAATGGCGGGGGCGCGGTCGCCCGTTATCCGGTCCTTGATGCCTTGCGCGGCCTTGCGGCGCTGGGTGTGGTGTTTCACCACATCCCGGCCAGTTCGGGCCTTTCCGCCGCTGGATGGGACATCAATTTCGGCAGGCTCGTCGATTTGTTTTTCGTAATCTCCGGCTTCGTGATTACCTCGGCCTACGGCACACGCCTTGCTGGCGGATTTTCATTCCTGCGGTTCGCATGGCTCCGCTGGGGTCGTATCTGGCCTTTGCACGCGGTGATGCTGGCGCTGTTCCTGATCGCGATGGCCGGGCTAGGGCTCGCACGGCCAGACATGCGTGTGAACGGCATCCTCGCGGGGCGTCAGGACATCGCCGATCTGCCTGCCGCCTTGCTGTTGCTCAATGGCTTCGTGCCAATCACAGGCATGGCGTGGAACCACCCAAGCTGGTCGGTTTCCATCGAAATGGTGTTGTACGTCCTCGCTGCGCTGGCTTGGCGCTGGCTGGGGCAAGGCGCGGTGGCAGCGGCACTGATCGCAGCAGCTCTGGCGCTGGCGATGCTCTTGCTTGATCCCGAAGCGCTGGGCCTTGCCTATGACCTGGCACGCGGCATCGCCGGTTTCGGTCTTGGCATGGCCCTGCATGCTGTTTTCACTGCGCTTCGCCCGTCTGCAAATTCATCTTCGGCGCTGTTTACTGCACTGGAAATCACCGCGCTCGTTGCGCTTGGTGCCGTTCTGTGGGGTAGTGGCAATATTGCCGCGTTTGATCTTGCCGCCGTGGCCTTTGTCGGCCTTGGGGCAATTGGCAAGGGGATGGTGTCAAAGCTCCTCGAAACCCGTCCGTTCCAGTTGCTCGGTACGCTGTCCTACGCGCTCTACATGGTCCATGTCTTCGTGATCGGGCGCGTGTTCGATCTGCTCGGCGTGGTGCAGGGCAGGCTGGGCATGACCATCGCCGAAACCCGATTTGGCGGAGCCGATACATTGGTGGGGCCGGACTGGCAGGCAGACCTCGCCAAGCTGACAATCATCGCCATCTGCCTTGCGGCCGCATGGCCCGCCGCCGTCCTGATTGAGCGCCCTGCGAGAGCGTGGTCGCGCCGCAAGGCTGCTTCATTTCCCTCAACGCCAGTTTCGGGCAACTGA
- the gatA gene encoding Asp-tRNA(Asn)/Glu-tRNA(Gln) amidotransferase subunit GatA, with amino-acid sequence MTNLTDLGIAAIRKGVVDGDFTATEVATAFNAAVSEAQSALNAFIITTPEKALEAAAQVDADRAAGKPLGTMAGVPIGMKDLFATHGVQTTAASKILEGFKPQYESTVSRNLWNAGAGMLGKLNLDQFAMGSSNETSAFGNVISPWRRPNDTAPLAPGGSSGGSSTAVSARLAPAATGTDTGGSIRQPAAFTGISGIKPTYGRCSRWGIVAFASSLDQAGPMARDVTDCAIMLEAMAGFDPKDSTSLDLPVPEWTANLSGDMRGRKVGIPREYRLDGMDPDVAKSWDDGIAWLKDAGAEIVEISLPHTKYALPTYYIIAPAEASSNLARYDGVRYGLRDLPDGAGLQDMYAATRAAGFGPEVKRRIMIGTYVLSAGFYDAYYTQAQKVRALIARDFTEAFKLCDVILAPTAPSSAFALGEKSADPLEMYLNDVFSVPASLAGLPAMSVPAGLDRSGLPLGLQVIGKAFDEQGVLNAGLAIETRAAFTARPEKWW; translated from the coding sequence ATGACCAATCTGACCGATCTTGGCATCGCTGCCATCCGCAAGGGCGTGGTAGATGGTGATTTCACTGCCACCGAAGTGGCCACCGCGTTCAACGCGGCGGTTTCCGAGGCACAGTCCGCGCTCAATGCCTTCATCATCACCACGCCGGAAAAAGCGCTGGAAGCAGCAGCGCAGGTTGATGCGGACCGCGCTGCCGGAAAGCCGCTCGGCACCATGGCAGGTGTGCCCATCGGCATGAAGGATCTGTTCGCCACCCATGGCGTACAGACCACCGCTGCCTCGAAAATTCTCGAAGGCTTCAAGCCGCAGTACGAATCGACCGTTTCGCGGAATCTGTGGAACGCAGGCGCGGGCATGCTGGGCAAGCTCAATCTCGATCAGTTCGCGATGGGTTCTTCCAACGAAACCAGCGCCTTCGGCAATGTCATCTCGCCGTGGCGTCGGCCGAACGACACCGCGCCGCTGGCACCAGGCGGCTCGTCGGGCGGCTCGTCCACTGCGGTTTCCGCGCGCCTTGCACCTGCGGCCACCGGCACTGACACCGGCGGTTCGATCCGCCAGCCCGCTGCGTTTACTGGTATTTCGGGCATCAAGCCGACGTATGGCCGCTGCTCGCGCTGGGGTATCGTCGCTTTCGCCTCGTCGCTCGATCAGGCAGGCCCGATGGCGCGTGATGTGACCGATTGCGCGATCATGCTCGAAGCCATGGCCGGGTTCGATCCCAAGGATTCGACCAGCCTTGACCTGCCCGTGCCGGAATGGACGGCGAACCTTTCCGGCGACATGCGTGGGCGCAAGGTTGGCATCCCGCGCGAATACCGTCTCGACGGCATGGACCCGGACGTGGCGAAATCGTGGGATGATGGCATCGCCTGGCTGAAGGACGCAGGCGCGGAAATCGTCGAGATCAGCCTGCCCCACACCAAGTATGCGCTGCCGACGTATTACATCATTGCACCCGCCGAAGCCTCGTCGAACCTCGCCCGCTACGATGGTGTGCGCTATGGCCTGCGTGACCTTCCCGATGGCGCGGGCTTGCAGGACATGTACGCCGCCACCCGCGCCGCAGGGTTCGGGCCGGAAGTGAAGCGCCGCATCATGATCGGTACTTATGTGCTCTCGGCGGGTTTCTATGATGCCTATTACACGCAGGCGCAGAAGGTCCGCGCGCTGATCGCGCGTGATTTCACCGAAGCATTCAAGTTGTGCGACGTGATCCTTGCCCCCACCGCGCCGTCCTCGGCCTTCGCGCTGGGCGAAAAGAGCGCCGATCCGCTGGAAATGTACCTGAACGACGTGTTCTCGGTGCCCGCCAGTCTGGCAGGTCTGCCCGCGATGTCGGTTCCGGCCGGGCTTGACCGCAGCGGTCTGCCGCTCGGCCTGCAAGTGATCGGCAAGGCGTTCGACGAACAGGGCGTGCTCAACGCAGGACTGGCCATCGAGACCCGCGCCGCATTCACCGCGCGCCCGGAGAAGTGGTGGTAA